From the genome of Suricata suricatta isolate VVHF042 unplaced genomic scaffold, meerkat_22Aug2017_6uvM2_HiC HiC_scaffold_1762, whole genome shotgun sequence:
TCGGAGCTGGCACAGTTTTTCAGGTCTAATTGGCAACCTGGGGAGGCCCCTCTGGGATCAGCGAAGTAAAGAAGGTGGTGATAAAAGACCACGCTGACGCCATCAACCCGGGCCTCTGAACAGCACTGGCGTCTCCACCTGCATCCTCTCCACTCTCGTCTTCAAGCCCGTCATCCATAAGACGCTCCtttcaaacaaacaagaaacacacTCCTGAGGGATATGAACAGCTGGCATTAACTCgtgacagaaaaagagaatctgtCCCTATAGAAACAAGGAACAGGAGCAATGTAATAAGGAAGCAGTACAGATCTGGCCCTCAGAAATCTGTTAAATCCAAAATTGGTGCATTCCTCGGTGCTCAAGTTCAAAGGGAACTCTGAGATGAATTTAATTgccaatttaaaacaataaattctcATTATGTGCATAATTTTCATTCTAGGCTATTTTCAGGAAGAATAATGTTAGCTCTTCCCGACTGACTCGGCACTACAGTCTAAGTTCCCCCAGATAAAACCACACAATTTCTATGTTAACTTTCTTCCTGTGCCATTCCACAAAAACTTGTGGAACACCCCAAGATTCTTTAATCATGTTGGTCTCTTCTACTGCTGAGGAAATATCTATATGTGAAGTGTACAAAATCTCATTAGCATACCATTTCTTCAAGTTCTAGGTTGTTTGCATTTTGCCCATCATTGTTAACTTCGGCATTATTGTTAGCAGCCTGTTGCTGACCTCCTTCTTGCCTAAAAGGAAACCAGCCAGCTTGGTGTCTgttcaataaaataaagagaaaagaaaagaagtcacagttctttttatttgtaacacTATAAAACATTAGTTCCCTACAACAGAAAAATGATTTCaagtata
Proteins encoded in this window:
- the LOC115284729 gene encoding homocysteine-responsive endoplasmic reticulum-resident ubiquitin-like domain member 2 protein, with the translated sequence MAQSRTFHLLYLKSFFCCRELMFYSVTNKKNCDFFSFLFILLNRHQAGWFPFRQEGGQQQAANNNAEVNNDGQNANNLELEEMERLMDDGLEDESGEDAGGDASAVQRPGLMASAWSFITTFFTSLIPEGPPQVAN